In one window of Henckelia pumila isolate YLH828 chromosome 1, ASM3356847v2, whole genome shotgun sequence DNA:
- the LOC140894718 gene encoding secreted RxLR effector protein 161-like, which produces MENGTFISETKYTKELIEKFGMENCTVATNPMGVSIKLDKDEGGISVDATMYRGLIGSLLYLTASRLDIVFAVCLCARFQSNPMQSHFVAGKSILMYLKGAQNVGLWYAKHNSFNLVGYSDADYAGCKLDRKSTSGSCQFLGDRLISWFSKKQTSIEISTTEAEYLVAGSFYAQLLWIQQQLRDYGIEEHDSPIFCDNTSTIAITYNPILHLRTKHIEVRHHFIRDHADKFLVNTFGV; this is translated from the coding sequence ATGGAAAATGGGACATTCATAAGCGAAACTAAGTATACCAAAGAATTAATCGAaaagtttggtatggagaaCTGCACAGTTGCAACAAATCCCATGGGTGTATCGATTAAGCTTGACAAAGACGAAGGGGGAATATCAGTTGATgcaacaatgtatcgaggtctaatAGGGTCATTACTTTATTTAACAGCCAGTAGACTTGACATTGTTTTTGCAGTTtgcttatgtgctagatttcagtcAAATCCTATGCAGTCCCACTTCGTAGCTGGCAAAAGTATACTAATGTATCTTAAAGGGGCTCAGAATGTTGGTTTGTGGTACGCTAAGCATAACTCCTTCAATCTAGTTGGATACTCAGATGCTGATTATGCTGGATGTAAACTGGATAGAAAAAGTACAAGTggatcatgtcaattccttggggaTAGATTGATATCATGGTTtagtaagaaacaaacatcCATTGAAATATCTACAACTGAAGCTGAATACTTGGTTGCAGGAAGTTTCTATGCTCAACTGCTTTGGATTCAACAACAGTTGAGggattatggaattgaagaacaTGATTCACCAATATTCTGTGATAATACCAGCACAATTGCAATTACTTACAATCCCATTCTTCATTTAAGAACAAAGCATATCGAAGTTAGACATCATTTTATCCGTGATCAtgctgataagt